The Desulfonatronum thiosulfatophilum genomic interval CCCCGGGCAAGGTGGTGCACAGCGACCTGCTCCGGGGCTACGGTCATGTGGTGATCGTTTATCACGGCCAGGACTACTACAGCCTTTACGCTTTCTTGAACAATGCCGTGGTCAGCGTGGGCCAGGATGTGGATAAGGATGAAAAACTCGGGCAGGCCGGCTACTACCCCAAGGTTGACGGGCCGGGTCTGTATTTTGAATTGCGTTTTCACCAAAATCCCGTTAATCCTGACAACTGGCTGGTTGCCAAGTAATCTTCATGTCTTATCATGGCGCTGAAACCATGAATGTTCAGCAACGATTCATCCAAAGCCGAGCACCTTACCGCGGTCCTCGCCCCCTTCGTGGGCTTCGGAGCTTTCCTGCTCAGCCGGACATGCGTGGCCGCAATTTCAAGACATCCTGTCCAATTCCGGTCACACGATCGGAATCTGGAAGATACAATGTTCATCAATAATCAACATTCTTTACTTAAATGTACTCGGAGGTAATTATGCGGGTTGTCCACTGGGTTGGCACCCTGATGCTTCTTTTTTTCCTTGCCGTCACCTTTGGCCAGAGCATGGCCACGGACGAGGACCGATACTCTCCCCTGAAACGCTTCAGCCAGGTTCTGGATCTGGTGGAGCGTTATTATGTTCAGGACGTGGACCGCAATGAAATGATCCAAGGCGCCATTCGCGGCATGCTTCAGGAACTGGATCCCCATTCCAGCTTCATGACCCAGGACGCCTTTCGAGAAATGCAGATCGATACATCCGGCGAATTCAGCGGGATCGGAATTGAAATCTCCATCGTCGACGGCAAGCTGACCGTTGTCTCTCCCATCGAAGACACCCCCGCTTTCCGCGAAGGCCTCAAGTCCGGCGATCACATCCTGGAAATCAACGGCGAATCCACCGTGGACATCACCATCATGGACGCGGTGAAGCAGATTCGAGGTCCTCGCGGCACCACCGTCGAACTGACCGTCCTTTCCAAAGGCGAGTCGGTTTCCAGAACCGTGACCATTGCCAGGGACGTTATCCCCGTACACACGGTCAAGCTCTTTGAACTCGAGCAAGGTGTCCTGCTGATCCGTCTGACGAGCTTCAAGGAAACCACCATGGATGATCTGCGCGCCGCCCTGGCCAAGGCCGGCCAGACGCCCCATTCAGGCCTGATCCTGGATCTGCGCAACAATCCAGGCGGATTGCTGAACCAAGCCGTGGCCGTGGCGGATGCCTTTCTGAGCGAAGGACAGATCGTCTACACCAAGGGCAAGGTCTCGCAGTCCGAGATGAATTTTGAAGCTTCCAGGAACGTGCTGGACGTGGATTCGCCCATGGTCGTCCTGATCAACGCCGGTTCCGCATCCGCTTCGGAGATCGTCGCCGGAGCCCTCCAGGACCACGGCCGGGCACTGATCCTCGGCGAGCAGACCTTCGGCAAGGGCTCCGTTCAGACCATCATTCCCCTGGCCGACGGTTCCGGGATCAAACTGACCACCGCGGTCTATTACACGCCCAGCGGGCGCTCCATCCAGGCCAAGGGCATTGATCCGGACATTTTCGTCCCCTTCATCGCCCAGAACAACGAGCAGGAAGCCCGAATGACCATCATGCGCGAAGGCGACCTGATCCGGCACCTGGAGAACGGCACGGAACAGCAAAGTGAGCTTGATCCTCCGAAAACCCAAGTTCAGGAAATGTTGGAACGGGACAACCAGTTGCGGATGGCCCTGGAAATGGTCAAGGCCATGCCGAGGCTGAAAGCATTACGGTAATCCGTCGCAAGGGGCCCCAGAGTATTTGCCGTATTCCCGAAGCGCCCTCACGCGGATGAAACTGAAGATCACACGTAACTACTCAGCCATTTCACCAATAAGACATGGAGTGTTCCGGCTTGTCCGTTTTTTTTGGCATCGCCTGTCTGACTGAGCCAGGATTCATTCATCGAACCATTGCTGGACGCCTGAAGCGTCAAATGTTGTTTATTCAGGCAATGGTTCGAAGTTACGAAGCCGGCGGAGGATTTGCGAGGCCGAAACGAGACAAGCCGGAACACGGCTGAGCAGTTTGCGATCACACGGATACGTAGTAGGCAATGACCGGCAAAACAACGAAGAAGAGTGCAAAATCTCCATCACGCTCAACTACCGCGGGCGCGAAGGGGACGGGCAAGGGAGCGGCCAAAGGAAAAAAAACCGCTTCCAAACAGCCGAGCAAGTCTGGACGGAAGCGTTCATCAAAAAAGCGCTTTTCCAGAACATGGTTGGCCCTTCTTGCTTTTGCCACCGGTCTGACGGCCATCACCATGGTCTGGGCATTAAACCTGTCGCCCTTGGAGAACCTTGCTCCTGCCGTGGTCTCAGCACCGAAACCGACGGCCTCCATATCCTCCCCGCCAGTGGCAACTCGGACGGCCACCGCTCCCGACGCGCCCGTCCGCCGACCCTCCCGGGCAACACCAGCCGCGGTCCCCGCCACGGCCTCTCCGGCCCCTGGACCGGAAGTGGCCAAGCTGGTTCAACCGCCCACCAGCTCCAGCCACGTGCGGGCCAAGGTCGTACCGGAATCGCCGACAGCTGTTCCTTCGCGGCACCAGGGCCGCGTCTACGAAGTCTTTGACGGCGAAGTCCTGGAGCAGCAGATCAAGGAAGTCGATCTGGCACTGGTCCAGACCATAATGGCTCTGAACCTGGATCCACGTACGGTTCGTCACCTGGATATCCAGATGAAAACCCGAAACAACCGGAAGTACCATACCCAATCCCTTTCCATCAGCCTCAACCAGGAAGCCCAGGACTTTGTGCGGGCACTCGGCCGGAATCTGGATTTATGGGTGGATAACGCCAAGCTGGAGCTGGTGCGCACGGATGCCGGGAAACAGGAGTGGCGCATCAGCTTGATGAACCTGCCCACCCACACCCTGTTCCTGGAGGAGAGCAGCCGCAAGCCCCCACCGCCTCCCAAACCCTCTCCGCCAGGAACTGGTCCGCGCCTGGTGGTGATCATTGACGACCTGGGCGAGAGCGTGCAGCAGGCCAGGGAACTGGCCGCCCTGTCATTTCCGGTCACTTTCGCCATCCTGCCGCACAGTTCCGAAACCCGGGAGGTGGCCAGGATCGGCGCTGCCGCGGGTCGGGACATCCTGCTGCACCAGCCCATGGAGCCCCTGGATTATCCGCACCGGGCGGACCCCGGTCCCGGCGCCCTCTTCGTGGGCATGTCCGAGGAACAGATTCTTTCGATCATGCGAACCAACCTTGCGCAGGTTCCCCAGGCCATCGGGGTGAACAACCACATGGGGTCGCGGTTCACCGCCGATGATCAGGGCATGGCCGCCGTGCTCCGGGAACTGCAACACCGCAATCTGTTCTTTTTGGACAGTCTGACCACGGGCAACTCCGTTGCCGAAAAGCAGGCCCGCAAAATCGGACTGGAGAACCTCCGACGCCACATATTCCTGGACAATATCCCGAACGTCCAGGCGATCCTCTTTCAGCTTCGCAAGGCCGAGCAGCTGGCGCATTCCACGGGCAAGGTCATAGCCATTGGCCATCCCTACCCAGAGACGCTGGAAGCCTTGAAGATCTGGGAAAAGGAACGAGATGCCCGGGTGTACGTGGTTTCACTGCGTTCGCTGGTTTCACAACAGGCCCTGGCCGTTCGGTGACCATATCAACTTGGTACCCACAGCCGCCATTGATCACGCATGTCTTCAAATCTATTCACCATCCCGGAACATCAGTCCGACGAGGAAGTCATCGAGCTGCTTGCTGAAGGTCGGGAACTGCGGATTGAACGAATTATTTCCCGGGGACATGCCTCCCCGCCCGGATTCTGGTACGATCAGGAACTGGACGAATGGGTGGCATTGCTGCAAGGTGAAGCCCGAGTCCGCTTCGAGAACGGAATCACCCGCCGACTTCAGGCCGGGGACTATCTGTTTCTTCCCGCTCGACTGCGCCACAGGGTGGAAAGCACAAGCACCGAACCGCCATGCGTCTGGCTGGCAGTGCACGGCAGTTTTCCGGAACAGGTGCGTGCTGCATCACGTGAGGGGAATCATGAAGTTTGACTGCGTCGCCCATCATCAGGCCCCATCGTGGCAGCGACGAGGAGGAGGGATAATCGTGCGCCATATATGCCGTTTCGCCGTCATCATCTGCATTTTTCTGCTGACGGGATGCTCCTATTCCAGTGTCGGCCATCTCCAGCGGCAGCCATGGATTCTGAACTCTCAGCAGCAGTTGGAGATGCGGTTTTGGAAATTCACCTACACCGCTCATCCCGCCCAAGGACGCTACACTCTTGTGGGCAAGGCCGAACCGGTTCTGGAAAATCTTGCTTCCGATCTGCACTGGATCGAGGATCTTTGGCTGGCCGTGTACCTCAGCGACGATAAGGGACGTGTTCTGGCTCAGGACCTGACCATTTTTACCGGTCTGCCCTTGGATTCCGAGAAGGGAATCCAGTTCGCCTTCACATTGCGGCCGGACCAGCTCAGCCGATCTTCTTTCTTGCAGGTGACGTTCGGCTACAATATGACGCTGACCCCTCACGAACAGTACACCGTGGAGGATCTGCCCGCAAAACAGCGTTCCGGAGAGCGAACACGAGTTTTTTTCGCTCATGAAGGCGCTCTGACCAAGATCTAAACTAATTTCGCCATGGACATCCCCCATCTTTATTCCTAACTAGTTTTGCTTTGCCGTGCAGGTTCTCGTGGACACTCCAGGATGGCGCTGGCAATAAGTACGC includes:
- a CDS encoding S41 family peptidase; this translates as MRVVHWVGTLMLLFFLAVTFGQSMATDEDRYSPLKRFSQVLDLVERYYVQDVDRNEMIQGAIRGMLQELDPHSSFMTQDAFREMQIDTSGEFSGIGIEISIVDGKLTVVSPIEDTPAFREGLKSGDHILEINGESTVDITIMDAVKQIRGPRGTTVELTVLSKGESVSRTVTIARDVIPVHTVKLFELEQGVLLIRLTSFKETTMDDLRAALAKAGQTPHSGLILDLRNNPGGLLNQAVAVADAFLSEGQIVYTKGKVSQSEMNFEASRNVLDVDSPMVVLINAGSASASEIVAGALQDHGRALILGEQTFGKGSVQTIIPLADGSGIKLTTAVYYTPSGRSIQAKGIDPDIFVPFIAQNNEQEARMTIMREGDLIRHLENGTEQQSELDPPKTQVQEMLERDNQLRMALEMVKAMPRLKALR
- a CDS encoding divergent polysaccharide deacetylase family protein, coding for MAKLVQPPTSSSHVRAKVVPESPTAVPSRHQGRVYEVFDGEVLEQQIKEVDLALVQTIMALNLDPRTVRHLDIQMKTRNNRKYHTQSLSISLNQEAQDFVRALGRNLDLWVDNAKLELVRTDAGKQEWRISLMNLPTHTLFLEESSRKPPPPPKPSPPGTGPRLVVIIDDLGESVQQARELAALSFPVTFAILPHSSETREVARIGAAAGRDILLHQPMEPLDYPHRADPGPGALFVGMSEEQILSIMRTNLAQVPQAIGVNNHMGSRFTADDQGMAAVLRELQHRNLFFLDSLTTGNSVAEKQARKIGLENLRRHIFLDNIPNVQAILFQLRKAEQLAHSTGKVIAIGHPYPETLEALKIWEKERDARVYVVSLRSLVSQQALAVR
- a CDS encoding cupin domain-containing protein, encoding MSSNLFTIPEHQSDEEVIELLAEGRELRIERIISRGHASPPGFWYDQELDEWVALLQGEARVRFENGITRRLQAGDYLFLPARLRHRVESTSTEPPCVWLAVHGSFPEQVRAASREGNHEV